In the genome of Streptomyces racemochromogenes, one region contains:
- a CDS encoding HEAT repeat domain-containing protein: MGSDTGAWQRYGAFLRTQAAEAGMGPRDVEQAFREAAVREPDRHIGEMKCSKSHIDRIYSAQAKPSPPLEFTLQFLRIANKAARLTQQEHARRCEEARSLLRAAMAPPRPASDENDAASLRHQRDLALTQRDLALVQRDLAEATGTETRLRYALRDAEFLLLTLFQITGALREIIAGNDVRALRAADASELARLRDETRQAETYKTTAQQEADRVIARRLTLEQLWDRARADLQRLSQHPDISELAFTPHPPGGPPTPMPPADLFAQPALDDIAAALTKAHEVNTREEESVRALRRTFVDQDGFLDRDGELDVLLASTRLNDPEARHSVIDALASSWRHSEAAREAVIRLAADPDPTVRRYAGEGMADGWAGDPVARDALLRMARDTDARVRQSAVHALSGGWSGDPVARDTILQRASDLSPEVHKSVVMALSRGWPGDPTALGTVLLFADAREPSVREAVPKALSDGWPGEQSACETLRRLTADGDVDVRRRAIRALASGWAGEPMTLRAVRAAASDRDADVRTAAAHALVTVRNEDPAAKTLVLQLARDGEAEVRQAAAHALHRGWSSDEEARHMLLQLARDPSPKVREDALGSLATGWPNDQTSRHALVQLVRDESADVRRQAAASLARGWAGDPFAREAAIHLTADGDPIVRRSTAEALADGWPGTPEALAALLDLSFDQSADVRQGVADALGQGWPRDLASGAALLRLVHDPSADVRRSATQALGIGWGGVRSALDTIILLADDSSPPVREAVATALAEGWAPDATARSVVLRLADDGDADVRQQAGLALAKGWPGDPTALRALSRLLDDTDGAVRQRTAHALARGWAGDPTGRDAVLQLTDDPDMLVRRLSADALAAGWPDDPTARGAVLELTHDVSDEVRAWAADALAEGWPGDPESRDRVVELLADRACRLYVTSSLAEGWSGDPIALAAVLRLVTDRDADVRETAAGALAYGWAGDAAAEEALRRLAADPAPAVRRAVGEALKEREATASGTA; encoded by the coding sequence ATGGGGTCCGACACGGGGGCGTGGCAGCGCTACGGGGCCTTCCTGCGCACCCAGGCCGCCGAGGCCGGCATGGGCCCGCGCGACGTCGAGCAGGCCTTCAGGGAGGCGGCCGTACGGGAACCGGACCGCCACATCGGCGAGATGAAGTGCTCCAAGTCCCACATCGACCGCATCTACAGCGCCCAGGCGAAGCCCAGTCCGCCACTGGAGTTCACCCTCCAGTTCCTGCGCATCGCCAACAAGGCCGCCCGCCTGACCCAGCAGGAACACGCCCGCCGCTGCGAGGAGGCCCGTTCCCTGCTCCGGGCGGCCATGGCCCCACCTCGGCCGGCGTCCGACGAGAACGACGCCGCCTCCCTCCGCCACCAACGGGACCTCGCGCTCACGCAGCGGGACCTGGCCCTGGTCCAGCGCGACCTGGCCGAGGCCACCGGCACCGAGACCCGCCTGCGCTACGCCCTGCGCGACGCGGAGTTCCTGCTCCTGACCCTGTTCCAGATCACCGGCGCGCTGCGCGAGATCATCGCCGGGAACGACGTCCGCGCCCTCCGGGCCGCCGACGCAAGCGAACTCGCCCGGCTACGCGACGAGACCCGCCAGGCGGAGACGTACAAGACGACGGCACAACAGGAAGCGGACCGCGTCATCGCCCGCAGGCTCACCCTCGAACAGCTCTGGGACCGCGCCCGCGCCGACCTCCAACGCCTCTCCCAGCACCCGGACATCTCAGAACTCGCCTTCACCCCCCACCCCCCGGGCGGCCCGCCCACCCCGATGCCGCCGGCCGACCTGTTCGCCCAGCCCGCCCTGGACGACATCGCCGCCGCACTGACGAAGGCGCACGAGGTCAACACCCGTGAGGAGGAGTCCGTCCGTGCGCTGCGCAGGACCTTCGTGGACCAGGACGGCTTCCTGGATCGCGATGGCGAGTTGGACGTCCTCCTGGCTTCGACCCGCCTCAACGACCCCGAAGCGCGCCACTCGGTCATCGACGCGCTCGCCAGCAGCTGGCGTCACAGCGAGGCCGCCAGGGAGGCCGTCATCCGTCTGGCCGCCGATCCGGACCCCACGGTCAGGAGATATGCGGGCGAGGGAATGGCAGACGGGTGGGCCGGCGACCCGGTCGCCCGGGACGCACTGCTGCGGATGGCCCGCGACACCGACGCCCGCGTTCGGCAGTCCGCCGTCCATGCCCTGAGCGGCGGATGGAGTGGCGACCCCGTCGCCCGTGACACCATCCTGCAACGAGCCTCGGATCTGAGTCCGGAGGTCCACAAGAGCGTGGTGATGGCACTCTCCCGAGGATGGCCCGGGGATCCTACCGCTCTGGGCACCGTTCTCCTCTTCGCGGACGCCCGGGAGCCATCCGTCCGCGAGGCGGTTCCGAAGGCGCTCTCGGACGGATGGCCCGGCGAGCAGTCGGCATGCGAGACCCTTCGGCGGCTCACGGCGGACGGGGACGTGGATGTCCGCCGCCGGGCCATCCGTGCGCTGGCCTCGGGCTGGGCCGGGGAACCCATGACCCTGCGCGCCGTACGAGCGGCGGCCTCCGACAGGGACGCGGACGTACGCACAGCCGCCGCCCATGCCCTCGTGACCGTCCGAAACGAAGATCCCGCCGCCAAGACGTTGGTCCTGCAACTGGCCCGCGACGGGGAGGCAGAGGTTCGCCAGGCTGCCGCCCACGCGCTCCACAGGGGCTGGAGCAGCGACGAGGAAGCCCGGCACATGCTTCTGCAGCTGGCGCGGGACCCCAGCCCGAAGGTACGCGAGGACGCACTCGGCTCGCTCGCCACCGGTTGGCCGAACGACCAGACGAGCCGGCATGCCCTGGTCCAACTCGTCCGCGATGAGAGCGCAGATGTCCGCCGCCAGGCGGCCGCCTCTCTCGCAAGGGGCTGGGCCGGTGACCCCTTCGCGCGAGAAGCCGCGATCCACCTCACAGCTGATGGCGACCCGATTGTCCGCCGTTCGACAGCGGAGGCGCTGGCCGACGGCTGGCCGGGGACCCCTGAGGCGTTGGCCGCCCTGCTGGATCTGAGCTTCGACCAAAGCGCGGACGTGCGCCAGGGCGTCGCCGACGCCCTGGGCCAGGGCTGGCCACGAGACCTCGCGAGCGGGGCGGCGTTGCTGCGGCTGGTACACGATCCGAGTGCGGACGTCCGGCGATCCGCCACCCAGGCCCTCGGCATCGGCTGGGGAGGGGTCCGAAGCGCCCTGGACACAATCATCCTGCTCGCTGACGACTCCAGCCCGCCGGTTCGCGAGGCCGTCGCGACCGCCCTTGCCGAGGGCTGGGCCCCGGACGCCACGGCACGCAGCGTGGTCCTGCGACTGGCGGACGACGGCGATGCGGATGTCCGCCAGCAGGCCGGCTTGGCACTGGCGAAAGGCTGGCCTGGTGATCCCACAGCCCTGAGGGCGCTCTCCAGGTTGCTCGATGACACCGATGGGGCCGTCCGGCAGCGGACCGCCCACGCGCTTGCGAGGGGGTGGGCCGGAGATCCCACAGGCCGTGACGCCGTACTGCAGTTGACCGACGACCCGGACATGCTCGTCCGTCGGCTCTCGGCCGATGCGCTGGCCGCCGGCTGGCCCGACGACCCCACCGCCCGGGGCGCCGTCCTGGAGCTGACGCACGACGTGAGTGACGAGGTCAGGGCATGGGCTGCTGACGCCCTCGCGGAGGGCTGGCCCGGCGACCCCGAGTCGCGTGACCGTGTCGTGGAGCTGCTGGCCGACAGGGCCTGTCGGCTGTACGTCACCAGCTCGCTGGCGGAGGGCTGGTCGGGCGACCCGATCGCCCTGGCCGCCGTCCTCCGGCTAGTGACCGACCGGGATGCCGACGTCCGTGAGACGGCCGCCGGGGCGCTCGCCTATGGGTGGGCCGGCGATGCGGCGGCCGAGGAGGCATTGCGGCGGCTCGCGGCCGATCCGGCGCCCGCCGTGCGGCGGGCCGTCGGGGAGGCGCTCAAGGAGCGGGAGGCTACTGCCAGCGGTACGGCTTGA
- a CDS encoding LppU/SCO3897 family protein, whose translation MTLTPAQAAEGVLVSVPLPTGPQRLRIPPARNGDLVRARVGDTEVLLRIRVSGPPAPPPAAPQPAPSGKSGALGCLAALAVVAVVVSLVIANSDDDSTPTASASPTYTRYTPPTYSPPTYTPPTYRPPTYTPPTYTPPTYDPAPAPPPTTEAPPSPFDTGTCLNGQLPDSTTAQTVHGVKEVSCSASDAHYRVIQRFPGTHDMSRCDANPRTEYGFSYQYTLNGSVINEYVYCLVGIGSYSRA comes from the coding sequence TTGACGCTCACTCCCGCCCAGGCCGCCGAAGGGGTGCTCGTATCCGTCCCCCTGCCGACCGGCCCCCAGCGCCTGCGCATACCCCCGGCCCGCAACGGCGACCTCGTCCGGGCCCGCGTCGGCGACACCGAAGTCCTCCTGCGCATCCGCGTGTCGGGCCCGCCGGCCCCGCCCCCGGCCGCGCCGCAGCCGGCCCCGTCGGGCAAGAGCGGGGCGCTGGGCTGCCTGGCGGCGTTGGCGGTGGTGGCGGTGGTCGTCAGCCTCGTCATCGCCAACTCCGACGACGACTCGACCCCCACGGCCTCCGCGAGCCCGACCTACACCCGGTACACCCCGCCGACGTACAGCCCTCCCACCTACACCCCGCCCACGTACCGCCCGCCGACCTACACCCCGCCGACGTACACCCCTCCCACATACGACCCCGCACCGGCACCGCCCCCCACCACGGAGGCGCCCCCGAGCCCCTTCGACACGGGCACCTGCCTCAACGGCCAGCTCCCGGACTCCACCACCGCCCAGACGGTCCACGGCGTCAAGGAGGTCTCCTGCTCGGCCTCCGACGCGCACTACCGCGTCATCCAGCGCTTCCCGGGCACCCACGACATGAGCCGCTGCGACGCCAACCCCCGTACCGAGTACGGCTTCTCGTACCAGTACACCCTCAACGGCAGCGTCATCAACGAGTACGTCTACTGCCTGGTCGGCATCGGCTCCTACTCCCGCGCCTGA
- a CDS encoding DUF4173 domain-containing protein, whose product MSASAAQAPGSAGQAPAAAAPAPAPAARASASAGQAPAPAGEAPATAGQMSAPAAQAPGAAAQALAAANPAPASAGPAHGSGGHGAAPTAQAPAAAGPVPVAPIAPGFAGHDPAAWHFWQMEQLRLRQQQAREEAAARAANSMWRRIRPAEAAPIHTATLVAVLAAGLTTAVVLGDGMGPGLLLAVLPAMVAAYAAARAAGRKARPWSLLWAAGCVALLAVPALRDSAWPSTLAILAAVLLAALTLHGTRSWPGVLLAPLGFLDSAVTGVGWAWAGLRSRGGGAGRERWLSVVKAALVAAALLLVFGGLFASADAAFADLLGGLLPDVSVGEGPFRFLLFLLGAVLALAAARTAAAPHRWDRVKPRQWKARSRVEWSLPLIVLNLLFAGFNAVQLAVLFGGYDKVLESTGLTYAEYARQGFWQLLWATVFVLAVIALALRWAPRGGAGDRRLVRSVLGTLCLLTLVVVASAVRRMDLYVDAYGLTRLRLSVVTMELWLGLVIVLLMAAGVAGGRWLARAVVAGAAATVLAFGLASPDGIIAEYNVTRYQQDNKLDLAYLRDLSSDAAPYLDRLPEPRRSCALMGIEADLRHASDAPWYATSLGEHRARRILRERPLTATVAECRRLGAFASRVE is encoded by the coding sequence ATGTCGGCTTCGGCCGCTCAGGCTCCCGGGTCTGCCGGCCAGGCTCCGGCGGCCGCCGCCCCGGCTCCGGCACCTGCCGCCCGGGCGTCGGCGTCTGCCGGTCAGGCTCCGGCGCCTGCCGGTGAGGCTCCGGCAACTGCCGGCCAGATGTCGGCGCCTGCCGCCCAGGCTCCCGGGGCTGCCGCCCAGGCTCTGGCGGCCGCCAACCCGGCTCCGGCGTCTGCCGGCCCGGCTCACGGGTCTGGGGGGCACGGCGCGGCACCCACTGCCCAGGCTCCGGCGGCCGCCGGCCCGGTTCCCGTGGCGCCGATCGCGCCCGGGTTTGCCGGGCACGACCCGGCCGCCTGGCACTTCTGGCAGATGGAACAGCTCCGGCTGCGCCAGCAGCAGGCCCGGGAGGAGGCCGCCGCGCGGGCCGCGAACTCCATGTGGCGCCGGATCCGGCCCGCCGAGGCCGCGCCGATCCACACCGCCACCCTCGTCGCCGTGCTCGCCGCCGGCCTCACCACCGCCGTCGTCCTCGGCGACGGCATGGGCCCCGGCCTGCTGCTCGCGGTGCTGCCCGCCATGGTCGCCGCGTACGCCGCCGCCCGCGCCGCCGGGCGCAAGGCCCGCCCCTGGAGCCTGCTGTGGGCGGCCGGCTGCGTGGCGCTGCTCGCCGTTCCGGCGCTGCGGGACTCCGCCTGGCCCTCCACCCTGGCGATCCTCGCCGCCGTACTGCTGGCCGCGCTGACCCTCCACGGAACCCGCAGCTGGCCCGGCGTCCTGCTCGCCCCGCTCGGCTTCCTCGACAGCGCCGTCACCGGCGTCGGCTGGGCCTGGGCCGGACTGCGCTCGCGCGGCGGCGGGGCGGGCCGTGAGCGCTGGCTGTCCGTGGTCAAGGCGGCGCTGGTCGCGGCGGCCCTGCTGCTCGTGTTCGGGGGTCTGTTCGCCTCCGCCGACGCGGCCTTCGCGGACCTGCTCGGCGGCCTGCTGCCCGACGTGTCCGTCGGGGAGGGCCCGTTCAGGTTCCTTCTCTTCCTGCTCGGCGCGGTCCTGGCCCTCGCCGCCGCCCGCACGGCCGCCGCCCCGCACCGCTGGGACCGGGTCAAGCCCCGCCAGTGGAAGGCGCGTTCGCGGGTGGAGTGGAGCCTGCCGCTGATCGTGCTGAACCTGCTCTTCGCCGGGTTCAACGCCGTGCAGCTGGCGGTGCTGTTCGGCGGCTACGACAAGGTGCTGGAGAGCACGGGCCTCACGTACGCCGAGTACGCGCGCCAGGGCTTCTGGCAGCTGCTCTGGGCCACGGTGTTCGTCCTCGCGGTCATCGCGCTCGCACTGCGCTGGGCCCCGCGCGGCGGGGCCGGCGACCGGCGCCTGGTCCGCTCGGTGCTGGGGACGCTGTGCCTGCTGACCCTGGTGGTGGTCGCGTCGGCGGTGCGGCGCATGGACCTGTACGTGGACGCGTACGGACTGACGCGGCTGCGGCTGTCGGTGGTCACCATGGAGCTGTGGCTGGGCCTGGTCATCGTGCTGCTGATGGCGGCCGGTGTCGCGGGCGGCCGCTGGCTGGCCCGCGCGGTGGTCGCCGGCGCGGCGGCGACGGTGCTGGCCTTCGGGCTGGCCTCACCGGACGGGATCATCGCCGAGTACAACGTGACCCGCTACCAGCAGGACAACAAGCTCGACCTCGCCTACCTCCGCGACCTCTCCTCGGACGCCGCCCCCTACCTGGACCGCCTCCCCGAACCCCGCCGCTCCTGCGCCCTGATGGGCATCGAGGCCGACCTGCGGCACGCCTCCGACGCCCCCTGGTACGCGACGAGCCTCGGCGAACACCGCGCCCGCCGGATCCTGCGCGAGCGCCCGCTGACGGCGACGGTCGCGGAATGCCGCCGCCTGGGCGCGTTCGCGAGCCGGGTGGAGTAG
- a CDS encoding DUF2199 domain-containing protein, translated as MTTHLPTCSCCGDALPDGQRLDFGFNLPEAAFGLPEEALHRLGVRALLRVDGAGSFIRCLLPVRLSRDTELVLGAWVQVDDATLRRAHELWEEPGYAEFAFTGTFANRIQPWAEALFGAEVTARVADPDELPVVTGVRHPVAARVLTEVWDRDEVLSRFPSPLPVDVRTDLGDGWSVVRTAGLTASFADGYDRFTGPTRSAAVSLKRDDVPGRAPADFLAALLSGAPDTRPAQRLREELPGGGLRYAFWLTPQDSGRPRHELYGFTLHPSGSGAGISCSHQDPDGLVWAQRIWRSLAYEGIS; from the coding sequence GTGACGACGCACCTCCCCACCTGCTCCTGCTGCGGTGACGCGCTCCCGGACGGGCAGCGCCTCGACTTCGGCTTCAACCTCCCCGAAGCCGCCTTCGGGCTCCCCGAGGAGGCCCTGCACCGACTCGGCGTCCGCGCCCTGCTCCGGGTGGACGGGGCCGGCTCCTTCATCCGCTGCCTGCTGCCCGTCCGGCTGAGCCGGGACACCGAACTCGTCCTCGGCGCCTGGGTGCAGGTCGACGACGCGACCCTGCGGCGGGCCCACGAGCTGTGGGAGGAGCCCGGGTACGCGGAGTTCGCCTTCACGGGCACGTTCGCCAACCGGATCCAGCCCTGGGCCGAGGCCCTGTTCGGCGCCGAGGTCACCGCCCGCGTCGCCGACCCGGACGAGCTGCCCGTCGTCACCGGCGTACGCCACCCCGTGGCCGCCCGCGTCCTGACGGAGGTCTGGGACCGGGACGAGGTCCTCAGCCGCTTCCCGTCCCCGCTCCCGGTCGACGTGCGCACCGACCTCGGCGACGGCTGGTCGGTGGTCCGCACCGCCGGGCTCACCGCGTCCTTCGCCGACGGCTACGACCGCTTCACCGGCCCGACCCGCAGCGCGGCCGTCAGCCTCAAGCGCGACGACGTCCCGGGCCGCGCCCCGGCGGACTTCCTCGCCGCCCTGCTGTCGGGCGCCCCCGACACCCGGCCCGCCCAGCGGCTGCGCGAGGAACTGCCCGGCGGCGGCCTGCGGTACGCGTTCTGGCTGACCCCGCAGGACAGCGGCCGCCCGCGCCACGAGCTGTACGGGTTCACCCTGCACCCCTCCGGCAGCGGTGCCGGGATCTCCTGCAGCCACCAGGACCCCGACGGCCTGGTCTGGGCCCAGCGGATCTGGCGCTCCCTGGCGTACGAGGGGATCAGCTGA
- a CDS encoding FAD-dependent monooxygenase yields MTWGNGEQLKKSDAIDAIDTIDVVIAGGGPTGLMLAAELRLAGVRTVVLERLTEPAGQSRGRGMQVRSVEMLDQRGLLDRFLEVSEPYRTADFGGLLKLRPELMDTAHPYGLATPQTVTERLLTERAVELGAEVRRGCEVVGLGQDADGVDVELSDGTRLRARYLVGCDGGRSTVRKLLGVGFPGEPAKVETLLGDMELAEDPETVAAVTAKVRKVHVRFGIIPMGEGVYRVIVPADGVAEDRTAETTLDEVKERLRAHAGTDFGAHSPRWLSRVGDATRQAERYRVGRVLLAGDAAHVHPPTGGQGLSLGVQDAFNLGWKLAAEVGGRAPAGLLDTYEAERHPVGAAVIANTRAQTALLENTAGAVALRELFSKLLDFEEVNRYVTELTSAVGVRYDLGDGDGDGHELLGRRMRDVTLGTGRRLYELMRGGRGLLLDRTGGLSVAGWEDRVDHVADSGAERGAPSVLLRPDGYVAWAGEDPAGLLAPLSRWFGDPVS; encoded by the coding sequence ATGACCTGGGGAAACGGGGAGCAGTTGAAGAAGAGCGACGCCATCGACGCCATCGACACGATCGACGTGGTCATCGCGGGCGGTGGGCCCACCGGCCTGATGCTGGCCGCCGAGCTGCGCCTCGCCGGGGTGCGGACGGTCGTGCTCGAACGGCTCACCGAGCCGGCCGGGCAGTCCCGCGGGCGCGGGATGCAGGTGCGCAGCGTCGAGATGCTGGACCAGCGGGGGCTGCTGGACCGGTTCCTCGAGGTCAGCGAGCCGTACCGGACCGCCGACTTCGGCGGACTGCTCAAGCTCCGGCCGGAGCTGATGGACACCGCGCACCCGTACGGCCTCGCCACCCCGCAGACCGTCACCGAACGGCTGCTGACCGAGCGGGCGGTGGAGCTGGGCGCCGAGGTCCGGCGCGGCTGCGAGGTCGTGGGGCTGGGGCAGGACGCCGACGGGGTGGACGTCGAGCTGTCCGACGGGACGCGGCTGCGGGCGCGTTACCTCGTCGGCTGCGACGGGGGCCGCAGCACGGTGCGCAAGCTGCTCGGCGTCGGCTTCCCGGGGGAGCCAGCCAAGGTCGAGACGCTGCTCGGGGACATGGAGTTGGCCGAGGATCCGGAGACGGTGGCCGCCGTGACGGCAAAGGTGCGCAAGGTCCACGTCCGGTTCGGGATCATCCCCATGGGGGAAGGCGTCTACCGGGTGATCGTCCCCGCCGACGGGGTGGCGGAGGACCGTACGGCCGAGACGACCCTCGACGAGGTCAAGGAGCGGCTGCGGGCCCACGCGGGCACCGACTTCGGGGCGCATTCGCCGCGTTGGCTGTCGCGGGTGGGCGACGCCACCCGGCAGGCCGAGCGCTACCGGGTGGGGCGGGTGCTGCTGGCGGGCGACGCGGCGCACGTCCATCCGCCGACGGGCGGCCAGGGGCTCAGCCTCGGCGTCCAGGACGCGTTCAACCTCGGCTGGAAGCTCGCCGCCGAGGTGGGCGGCCGGGCCCCGGCCGGGCTGCTCGACACGTACGAGGCCGAACGGCATCCGGTGGGCGCGGCCGTCATCGCCAACACCCGGGCGCAGACCGCGCTGCTGGAGAACACCGCCGGGGCGGTGGCGCTGCGGGAGCTGTTCTCGAAGCTGCTGGACTTCGAGGAGGTCAACCGGTACGTGACCGAGCTGACCTCCGCGGTCGGCGTACGCTACGACCTCGGCGACGGCGACGGCGACGGCCACGAGCTGCTGGGCCGCCGGATGCGGGACGTCACCCTCGGGACGGGGCGGCGGCTGTACGAGCTGATGCGCGGCGGCCGGGGCCTGCTCCTCGACCGGACCGGCGGGCTGTCGGTGGCGGGCTGGGAGGACCGGGTCGACCACGTCGCCGACTCCGGGGCGGAGCGGGGCGCTCCGTCGGTGCTGCTGCGCCCGGACGGCTACGTGGCCTGGGCGGGCGAGGACCCGGCCGGACTCCTCGCCCCCCTGTCCCGGTGGTTCGGCGACCCGGTCAGCTGA
- a CDS encoding helix-turn-helix transcriptional regulator has translation MTVDRDGTEDAGWDVDPDDEQGIAVLAALGRQLRAWREKAGMKAAAFGVEIGYGEDQVRKVEGGKRIPRPEYLDRADEVLGARGQISAMKEDMEQVRYPKKVRDLAKLEARAVEIGAYRVHGIHGVLQTEEYARALFEMRQPAYAQDEVERYVAARMVRRALFDRNPSPSLSIVQEEVTLRRRIGGTMVWRPQLERLLEVSRLRYVALQVMPTDREVHAGMDGGIEVLKFGDGTAVGRSEGAFGGRPVSDPKQLRILELRYGMIRAQALTPLESQRFIENLLGET, from the coding sequence ATGACGGTGGACAGGGACGGTACGGAAGACGCGGGCTGGGACGTGGACCCGGATGACGAGCAGGGCATCGCGGTCCTGGCCGCGCTCGGCCGCCAGCTGAGGGCCTGGCGTGAGAAGGCCGGAATGAAGGCCGCTGCCTTCGGGGTGGAGATCGGGTACGGCGAGGACCAGGTCCGCAAGGTCGAGGGAGGCAAGCGGATCCCGCGCCCGGAGTACCTGGACAGGGCGGACGAAGTTCTGGGGGCGCGCGGGCAGATCTCTGCGATGAAGGAGGACATGGAGCAGGTCCGCTACCCGAAGAAGGTCCGGGATCTGGCCAAGCTGGAGGCGCGCGCGGTGGAGATCGGTGCGTACCGCGTCCACGGGATTCACGGAGTTCTACAGACGGAGGAGTACGCCAGGGCACTCTTCGAGATGCGCCAGCCCGCCTATGCGCAGGATGAGGTGGAACGGTACGTGGCCGCGCGCATGGTCCGACGCGCTCTCTTCGACCGAAACCCTTCTCCCTCGCTCAGCATCGTCCAGGAGGAAGTAACCCTCCGGCGACGCATCGGAGGCACAATGGTGTGGCGTCCACAGCTCGAACGTCTGTTGGAGGTGAGTCGCTTGCGATACGTGGCTCTCCAGGTGATGCCGACCGACCGCGAGGTCCATGCCGGCATGGACGGCGGGATCGAGGTACTGAAGTTCGGTGACGGTACGGCAGTGGGCCGCTCGGAAGGAGCGTTCGGCGGACGGCCGGTCTCCGACCCGAAACAGCTCCGGATCCTCGAACTGCGCTATGGCATGATCCGGGCGCAAGCGCTCACGCCCCTGGAGTCACAGCGCTTCATCGAAAATCTGCTGGGAGAGACATGA
- a CDS encoding ATP-binding protein, translating into MTTQIWCSAHQFGVQLPATPRGARQARQLAVEKLRAWGLPTDGPALIVAELAANAVTHGRVAGRDFLVVLSLGGDVLRIEVVDTCRDRIPVLRDADARAEGGRGLAVVEALADRWGVEQGPPPRKAVWAEVDLPTGGTPAGS; encoded by the coding sequence GTGACTACTCAAATCTGGTGCTCTGCACATCAGTTCGGCGTCCAGCTGCCCGCCACACCCCGCGGCGCGCGCCAGGCCCGGCAGCTCGCCGTCGAGAAGCTGCGGGCGTGGGGGCTGCCGACGGACGGGCCCGCGCTGATCGTGGCCGAGCTGGCGGCCAACGCCGTGACCCACGGGCGGGTGGCCGGGCGGGACTTCCTGGTGGTGCTCAGCCTGGGCGGCGACGTGCTGCGGATCGAGGTGGTGGACACGTGCCGGGACCGGATCCCGGTTCTCCGCGACGCCGACGCCCGCGCGGAAGGGGGCCGGGGCCTGGCGGTGGTGGAGGCGCTCGCCGACCGGTGGGGGGTGGAGCAGGGGCCGCCGCCGCGCAAGGCGGTGTGGGCGGAGGTGGACCTGCCTACAGGCGGGACGCCAGCAGGATCGTGA
- a CDS encoding DUF1062 domain-containing protein, producing the protein MLNTWVVAPTCLPAVLRRCHSCASGSFRANGKFRVNANHKLLDAWLLVLCTGCGDTAKLTVLERAHVRSVRPELLDRMHDNDPGLAAELLQDPVLRRRNRVALDWDGAWRLDTGGPDHLDREVIDVSVRFAARIPVRPVRLISEGCGLPRAEVERLITAGKLVSAVRLGGKLSGDFSFLLKR; encoded by the coding sequence GTGCTCAATACCTGGGTGGTCGCTCCCACCTGCCTTCCTGCCGTCCTCCGCCGATGCCACTCGTGCGCGTCGGGGTCCTTCCGGGCGAACGGCAAGTTCCGCGTCAACGCCAACCACAAGCTCCTCGACGCCTGGCTGCTCGTCCTCTGCACCGGCTGCGGGGACACGGCCAAGCTCACGGTCCTGGAGCGGGCGCACGTGCGCTCCGTACGGCCCGAGCTGCTGGACCGGATGCACGACAACGACCCGGGCCTGGCCGCCGAGCTGCTCCAGGATCCGGTCCTGCGGCGCCGCAATCGCGTAGCCCTCGACTGGGACGGCGCCTGGCGCCTCGACACCGGGGGACCGGACCACCTGGACCGCGAGGTGATCGACGTCTCGGTGCGCTTCGCGGCGCGGATCCCGGTCCGGCCGGTGCGGCTGATCTCCGAGGGGTGCGGTCTTCCGCGGGCCGAGGTCGAGCGGCTGATCACGGCCGGGAAGCTCGTCTCGGCGGTCCGGCTGGGCGGGAAGCTCTCCGGGGACTTCAGCTTCTTGCTCAAGCGCTGA